The following DNA comes from Myxococcales bacterium.
TCCCTGCGCCGCTCGGCCATCACGCTGTCGATGAAACGCTTGGTCGCCGCATCGAAGCGACGGAAACGGACCCGCAAGCCCGCGGGATGGTCGCCGTCGGCCGGCACGGATTTGTGCACCTTGCCTTCGGCGCGGATGGGCTTCGAGCCATCGTCGAGCACGATCTCGAAGCGCACCACCGTGTCTTTTGCGAGCGGCGGCTGGTCGATCAAGAGCACCGCCTTGTCGTCGATGCTCCACCACTCCGCCGCGATGTACGCGGCCTCGTCGGCGTAGGGGCGGTGGACTCGCAGGACGACGGGATCCGACACGGCAACCTCGAGCCATTTCTACCGGGGCTGGGGCCGCGACGCAATCGCCGTGCAGGCTGCCGCGTCTCGCGCCGATCGCGCGCTTGCTTCGCTCCTGTTAGGCTCGCATGGAGACAATGTCGGGTCGGAAGGTCCTCGTATTGGGTTCGGGCGGAAGGGAGCACGCACTCGCTGATGCGCTGCTCGCGTCGCCGTCGGTGGCAGAGGTCGTGGTGGCGCCGGGCAACGCCGGCACCAGCGCGCGACCGGCCTGGGTTTCCGGGGGCAAGAGCCTGCGCTGCGCGACGGGTGAGGGGCTCGAGCTCGCCCGACGCGAGCGGCCAGATCTGGTCGTCGTGGGTCCCGAGGTCCCGCTGACGGCCGGGGTGATCGACGAGCTCACCCGCGAGGGTTTTCTCGCGTACGGTCCATCGCAACGCGCCGCCGCGCTCGAAGGCTCGAAGGCGTTCATGAAGGACTTCGCCGCGCGCCACCGGCTCCGAACCGCCCACTACGCGGTCGTCACGGAGGTCGAACAGGTCGAGTCTCGGGTGCGCGAATTCGAGCAGCCACCGGTGGTGAAGGCCGACGGACTGTGCGCCGGCAAAGGCGTGGTGGTGGCCGAGTCACACGCCGAGGCGATCACCGCCGCGCGCGAGATGCTCGGCGGACATCGCTTCGGAGCCGCGGGCCGGCGCGTCGTGCTCGAAGAGCGCTTGCTCGGCGCGGAGGCCAGTGTGCACGCGGTGTGTGATGGGGAGCGCGCCTTCGTGCTGCCGGCAGCGCAGGATCACAAACGCATCGGCGACGGCGACACCGGTCCGAACACCGGCGGCATGGGCACCTACGCACCGGCTCCGCTGATCACCGCCGAGCTCGCGGAGCGGATCCGCGTGGAGGTGATCGAGCGCGCGCTCGCGGGCATGGCCGCCGACGGCAACCCATTTCGCGGCACGCTGTTCGCCGGTTTGATGATCAGCCCGGCCGGTGAGCCCCACTTGCTCGAATTCAACGTGCGCTTCGGCGATCCGGAGACTCAGGTGCTCATGAACGTGATCGACGGTGACTTCGCCGAGCTGCTCGCCAGCGCTGCTCGCGGCAAGCTGGCTCCGGACGCGATTCAGGTCGCTCCGCGGCACGCGCTGTGTGTGGTGCTCGCGGCACCGGGATATCCTGCGACGCCGGTGCTGGGGGCGCCGATTCGCGGCCTCGAGCGTGCGCTCGAGCTGGACGGCGTGCGGGTCTATCACGCTGGGACACGCAGCGACGGGGCTCACACCGTGACGGCAGGAGGTCGCGTGCTCGGCGTGACCGCTCGTGGCGCCACGCTGGCGGAGGCGCACGCGCTTGCCTATCGCGCTGCCGCTCTGATCGAGTTCGACGGGAAACAGCTGCGACACGACATCGGCGCGCGGGCGCTCGGTCCCGAGGTCCGGTGAGCGAGCGGTTCGCGCTGGCTCTCGCCCACCTGGAGCAGGGCGGCGTGGTGGCGGCGGCCACTGAATCGCTCTTCGGTCTGCTCGCCGATGCTACGCGGTCGGATGCCGTGGCCCGTCTGGTCGCGCTCAAGCCGCGCGTCGACAAAGGTGTCCCGCTGATCTTGCCGAACCGCGAGAGTTGGTCGAGTGTGGCCGAGCCCATTCCAGCTCTCGCTTGCGCTCTGGCGGACGCGTTCTGGCCCGGCCCGCTCACGCTCGCGGTGCGCGCGCGCGCGGCGCTCGACCCGTGCTTGGTGCAGGACGCCAACGTCGCCGTTCGCCTGCCGCCGCCGTCCCCGGCGGCGCGGCTCGCCGCGGCGCTCGGTCGCCCGCTCACCGCAACCAGTGCCAATCGAACCGGCGAGGCGCCGACGGCAGACGCCAGCGCCGTGCGGTCGTCCTTCGCTCCGGAGGTCGCGAATGGGAGCCTGTTCGTGCTCGATGACACGGCTCCGGGCGGGCCACCGTCGACGGTGGTGGTGGTCGATCAGGAGGGATTTCGCGTTGTGCGCGAGGGTGCGGTGTCCGCCGCCGCGATTGCGGCGTGCGTGAGCTCCGCGCGCGGCGGCGAACAAATGGGCTAACATCGCCCCCGTCATGGTCGATGTCGCCCCGCTCGCCCCGCTCGTTTATTCCCCGGAGCTTTTGCCGGCGGTGGTGGCGCCTCCCTACGACGTGATCGATGCCGAGCTGCGCGAGACCTTGGCCGTGCGCCACCCGGAGAACGTCGTCCACCTCGACCTGCCCAGCGGTGAGGGCGCAGCCAAGTACGCCGAAGCACGCCGCCTGCTCGCTGACTGGCAATCGCGCGGCGTGCTCCAGCGCGACCGCCAACCCGCGTTCTGGCGCTACGCGCAGACCTTCGAGCCTCCGGGGGGCGGCGCGCGCCTGACCCGCAGTGGATTCTTCGCGCTCGTCCGGGTCCAGTCCTACGCCGACCGCGTGATCTTGCCCCACGAGCGCACCCTTACCGGTCCAAAGCTCGACCGGCTCGAGCTGGGCCGCGCGACGCGCGCCGCGATTTCGCCGGGGTTCATGCTGTACTCCGATCCCGAACGCACCCTCGATGGGTACCTCGACGACGGCGACCCCTTCGCTGATTTCACCACCGACGACGGAGTGCGCCACCAGCTGTCGCGGGTCAGCAAGGCCACGTCGGTCGTGCGTATCGCCAGCGCCCTCGCCGACGCGCGCTTGCTGATCGCGGATGGGCACCACCGCTACGAGACGGCACTCACACTTTCGTCCGAGATTGACGCCGAGGCTCGGGCGGCCGGAGGGCGGATCCCCGAGCGCGCCGAGCACCACTACTTCCCGGTCCTGCTCGCCAACGGCGACGATCCGAGCCTGGTGGTGTTTCCGACCCACCGATTGCTGCACAGCCTGGCCAGCGCGGACTTCGGCACGCTGCTCGTGCGCGCGGAGCAGCTCTTTGCCATCACTCCCGCCAGCGGCGGCGTCGACGATCTCGCGGCTGCCCTCGAGCACGCCCCCGAGGCCAGCCTGTGTGTGGTGGCGCCGGACGGGCGAGCTGCTCTGCTCGTCGCCCGCGCGGGTGTGGATCTCGAATCCCACCCGGTGCTGGGCAAGCGGCCGGCGGTCCTGCGCGAGACCGCCGTGACGCTGCTCCACGATGGGCTGCTCGAGCACGTGCTCGGGATCTCGCCCGAAGCCCAGGCGCAAAAGACCAACATCCGCTACGTCCAGAGCGCGCGCGACGGTATCGCCGGCCTCAACCAAGGCGGCCAGCTGTTGTTCTTGATGAAACCAACGCCCGTCCGCGTGGTGCGCAGCGTCGCCGAGGCCGGCGAGGTCATGCCCCAGAAATCGACCTTCTTTTACCCGAAGGTCCCCACCGGGCTCTTCTTCCACACGCTCGATCCCGAGCGCGACGTCAGCTGAAGTCACGACCTTGACGCGCCGCGGCACAGGCGCTACTTCCCACGCGCGCGAGCGTCGCGCTCCCGAGTCGTTGGGGACCCGAACGCCCGCGCCCGGAGCTGATCATGCGAGCGATGAATTTCAACGCTGGACCCGCGGCGCTTCCCCTTACCGCCCTGGAGCGCGCTGCGCGCGAGCTCTTGGACGTCGAGGGCACCGGCATGAGCATCATGGAGCACAGCCATCGGGGCAAGGCCTACGAGGCGGTGCACAACCAAGCCATCAGCCTGGTGCGCGAGCTGCTCGCCGTCCCCGAGAGCTACGACGTGCTGCTGTTGCAGGGCGGTGCAAGCCAACAGTTCGCCGTCGTTCCGATGAACCTGCTCGCGGAGGGTCAGAGCGCGGACTACGTGCTCACCGGCGCGTGGTCACAGAAGGCGATCAAAGAAGCGAAGGTCCTGGGCAAGGCGCGCGTCGCGGCTTCGACCGAGGTGGACAAGAAGTTCACCCGCGTGCCGAAGCCGAGCGAGCTGGAGCTCGATCCGGCGGCGGCCTACGTGCACATCACGAGCAACAACACCATCTTCGGGACGCAGTTCGCCGCGTTCCCCGACACCGGCAAGGTCCCGCTGGTCGCAGACATGTCCAGCGACATCATGTGGAAGCCCATCGACGTCAGCAAGTTCGGCCTGATCTATGCCGGCGCGCAGAAGAACTTGGGCCCGTCCGGCGTCACTCTCGTGATCATCGACAAAGCGCTGACAGCTGTGGGCCGCAAGGACATCCCCAGCATCTTCCAGTACCGCACGCACGCCGACAACAACTCGCTCTACAACACACCTCCGACCTTCGGAGTCTACATCCTGCGCAACGTGCTCGAGTCGGTGAAACAGGCCGGCGGCCTGGCGGCGATGGAGAAACACAACCGCGAAAAAGGCGGGCTCTTGTACGCGGCCATCGACGCCCGGCCGGATTTCTACCGCTGCCCGGTCGAACGCGAGAGCCGCTCGCTCATGAACGTGGTGTTCAACCTGCCGACGGAGGCGCTCGAAGCGGAGTTCCTGGCTGAGGCCAGCAAACGCAAGATGGTCGGCCTCAAGGGTCACCGCTCGGTCGGCGGTATTCGCGCCAGCATCTACAACGCGAGCAGCAAAGAGTGGGTCCAGGGTCTCGTGGACCTCATGAACGAGTTCCAGAAGGGTCGCTGACCCCGCTCAGAAGGACGGTGGGGCAAAGCCGGACGCGATGACTTTGCCCTTGCCGTCCTTGACGCGTGTGCTGCCGCTGCTGAGAAACGGCAGCGCACCGACGACCATCACCGCGGCGACGCCCATGGTGATCAGGCCCGCGGTCTTCAGGCCGGCCTTGTCTTCCAGCTTGCCGTAGCCCCAGAGCGCCATGCCCCCGAGCGCGAGCGGGATGCCAGCGCCGAGCCCGACGGTCCCGATGGTTCGCGAGCGTGCGCTGCCGCCGACGACCTTGAGGTTTGCCGTCCCGCGTCCGGGTTCGATTCGAAAGACGTTCGACGGCGACATTCCGTCGGCACGCACACGCGCCTCGTTGCCTTCGACGCGCAGCAGGCGATCACACGGCGCCGGGCAGGCAGCGCTCCAGTCCGAATCGTCGATGTAACTCCGGAGCTCGAGCACCGCTCCGGGATAGTCGGCGTGAACGTGCACGAACGCCGAGTGCAACGTCGCGGGCTCCGCGAACGGGCCCTTCGGCGCGCTCGGCTTGTCTGGCTTTGCGGCCGC
Coding sequences within:
- the purD gene encoding phosphoribosylamine--glycine ligase — protein: METMSGRKVLVLGSGGREHALADALLASPSVAEVVVAPGNAGTSARPAWVSGGKSLRCATGEGLELARRERPDLVVVGPEVPLTAGVIDELTREGFLAYGPSQRAAALEGSKAFMKDFAARHRLRTAHYAVVTEVEQVESRVREFEQPPVVKADGLCAGKGVVVAESHAEAITAAREMLGGHRFGAAGRRVVLEERLLGAEASVHAVCDGERAFVLPAAQDHKRIGDGDTGPNTGGMGTYAPAPLITAELAERIRVEVIERALAGMAADGNPFRGTLFAGLMISPAGEPHLLEFNVRFGDPETQVLMNVIDGDFAELLASAARGKLAPDAIQVAPRHALCVVLAAPGYPATPVLGAPIRGLERALELDGVRVYHAGTRSDGAHTVTAGGRVLGVTARGATLAEAHALAYRAAALIEFDGKQLRHDIGARALGPEVR
- a CDS encoding Sua5/YciO/YrdC/YwlC family protein; this encodes MSERFALALAHLEQGGVVAAATESLFGLLADATRSDAVARLVALKPRVDKGVPLILPNRESWSSVAEPIPALACALADAFWPGPLTLAVRARAALDPCLVQDANVAVRLPPPSPAARLAAALGRPLTATSANRTGEAPTADASAVRSSFAPEVANGSLFVLDDTAPGGPPSTVVVVDQEGFRVVREGAVSAAAIAACVSSARGGEQMG
- a CDS encoding DUF1015 domain-containing protein, which produces MVDVAPLAPLVYSPELLPAVVAPPYDVIDAELRETLAVRHPENVVHLDLPSGEGAAKYAEARRLLADWQSRGVLQRDRQPAFWRYAQTFEPPGGGARLTRSGFFALVRVQSYADRVILPHERTLTGPKLDRLELGRATRAAISPGFMLYSDPERTLDGYLDDGDPFADFTTDDGVRHQLSRVSKATSVVRIASALADARLLIADGHHRYETALTLSSEIDAEARAAGGRIPERAEHHYFPVLLANGDDPSLVVFPTHRLLHSLASADFGTLLVRAEQLFAITPASGGVDDLAAALEHAPEASLCVVAPDGRAALLVARAGVDLESHPVLGKRPAVLRETAVTLLHDGLLEHVLGISPEAQAQKTNIRYVQSARDGIAGLNQGGQLLFLMKPTPVRVVRSVAEAGEVMPQKSTFFYPKVPTGLFFHTLDPERDVS
- the serC gene encoding 3-phosphoserine/phosphohydroxythreonine transaminase, which encodes MRAMNFNAGPAALPLTALERAARELLDVEGTGMSIMEHSHRGKAYEAVHNQAISLVRELLAVPESYDVLLLQGGASQQFAVVPMNLLAEGQSADYVLTGAWSQKAIKEAKVLGKARVAASTEVDKKFTRVPKPSELELDPAAAYVHITSNNTIFGTQFAAFPDTGKVPLVADMSSDIMWKPIDVSKFGLIYAGAQKNLGPSGVTLVIIDKALTAVGRKDIPSIFQYRTHADNNSLYNTPPTFGVYILRNVLESVKQAGGLAAMEKHNREKGGLLYAAIDARPDFYRCPVERESRSLMNVVFNLPTEALEAEFLAEASKRKMVGLKGHRSVGGIRASIYNASSKEWVQGLVDLMNEFQKGR